In one Poseidonibacter antarcticus genomic region, the following are encoded:
- a CDS encoding flagellar hook-length control protein FliK has product MTKQIDILSTLNTGNKDSKTTSTTSNKEVKQEISLFDKLLSGSVSTLEKIDSGIRKENINIKEVTVDIDEKINNKDSIKIDNKDTENSNRNTSLLNRLVLESKKISIDNNSLEDTKIDNKLNTIEKDTIEEKIDSGIRKENINIKEVTVDIDEKINNKDSIKIDNKDTENSNRNTSLLNRLVLESKKISIDNNSLEDTKIDNKLNTIEKDTIEEKIDSGIRKENINIKEVTVNTDEILTIDDSKSIGVDTIKNEDNTKIIDASKIIKLDNKLNEVLVEKNTKTIEVKDIIVEDIKAKQTVQSSDDTILKNNELKNTELKIDTKVILENNINELSKKEEIITTVKTDTKTTQISEIINSNNKIENINIDDQNLAGTKNNKLAKDLAILNDNNKNERINISREEPKSLMDSLIDKTKIVKDQMIINEDDSKILQNSDVINKQNNSKNMLNNIYLGSLKNSMNTSALSNKTEAINSVKDATTIQEIEVNANKLDLNVKDISVGLKENEIKKDTLDLTDRKSTLDKLILNKNAIHNEVNNVLTKSIEASKVVLDDFVNEQNDDVSLNVNTSLANNIQTRIIGARQQMSSMMSDVARKMYENYKPPITAFRINLNPATLGHIGITMKSDKDNSINISLNISNHATLDSFIDNQSSLRNALNKTFNDTAEFNLDFSSSDQSNGNSNNQEDSDKSFTNESNTQTILESREKNLESEDRNIDYM; this is encoded by the coding sequence ATGACAAAGCAAATAGATATATTATCGACACTAAATACAGGTAATAAAGATTCAAAAACTACGTCTACTACCTCAAATAAAGAAGTAAAACAAGAAATCTCATTATTTGATAAATTATTATCAGGAAGTGTATCTACTTTAGAAAAGATAGATAGTGGAATAAGAAAAGAAAATATAAATATAAAAGAAGTAACAGTAGATATAGATGAAAAGATTAATAATAAAGATAGTATAAAAATAGATAATAAAGATACAGAAAATTCAAATAGAAATACATCATTATTAAATAGATTAGTATTAGAATCAAAAAAAATCAGTATAGATAATAATTCATTAGAAGATACTAAAATAGATAATAAATTAAATACAATAGAAAAAGATACAATAGAAGAAAAGATAGATAGTGGAATAAGAAAAGAAAATATAAATATAAAAGAAGTAACAGTAGATATAGATGAAAAGATTAATAATAAAGATAGTATAAAAATAGATAATAAAGATACAGAAAATTCAAATAGAAATACATCATTATTAAATAGATTAGTATTAGAATCAAAAAAAATCAGTATAGATAATAATTCATTAGAAGATACTAAAATAGATAATAAATTAAATACAATAGAAAAAGATACAATAGAAGAAAAGATAGATAGTGGAATAAGAAAAGAAAATATAAATATAAAAGAAGTAACAGTAAATACAGATGAAATATTAACAATAGATGATTCTAAAAGTATAGGTGTTGATACAATAAAAAATGAAGATAATACAAAAATTATAGATGCATCTAAGATAATAAAATTAGATAATAAATTAAATGAAGTATTAGTAGAAAAAAATACAAAGACAATAGAAGTAAAAGATATTATTGTTGAAGATATAAAAGCTAAACAAACAGTTCAATCTTCTGATGATACAATACTGAAGAATAATGAATTAAAAAATACAGAACTAAAGATAGATACAAAAGTAATTTTAGAGAATAATATAAATGAATTGTCAAAAAAAGAAGAGATAATTACGACGGTAAAGACTGATACAAAAACAACGCAAATATCTGAGATAATAAACTCAAATAATAAGATAGAAAATATAAATATTGATGATCAAAATTTGGCAGGAACTAAAAATAATAAACTTGCAAAAGATTTAGCTATCTTAAATGATAATAATAAGAATGAAAGAATAAATATTTCAAGAGAAGAGCCTAAATCTTTAATGGATAGTTTAATTGACAAAACTAAAATTGTTAAAGATCAAATGATTATAAATGAAGATGATTCTAAAATATTGCAAAATAGTGATGTCATTAATAAGCAGAATAATTCAAAAAATATGTTGAATAATATTTATTTAGGTTCTTTGAAAAATAGTATGAATACTAGTGCCTTATCTAATAAGACAGAAGCGATAAATTCTGTAAAAGATGCAACAACTATTCAAGAAATTGAAGTTAATGCAAATAAATTAGATTTAAATGTTAAAGATATTAGTGTAGGATTAAAAGAAAATGAAATAAAAAAAGATACACTTGATTTAACTGATAGGAAAAGTACACTTGATAAACTTATATTAAATAAAAATGCAATACATAATGAAGTAAATAATGTACTAACAAAATCAATAGAAGCTAGTAAGGTAGTCTTAGATGATTTTGTTAATGAGCAAAATGATGATGTTTCTTTAAATGTTAACACTTCTTTAGCTAATAATATACAAACTAGAATTATTGGGGCTAGACAGCAAATGTCAAGTATGATGTCAGATGTTGCGCGAAAAATGTATGAAAACTATAAGCCACCTATCACTGCATTTAGAATAAATCTAAATCCTGCTACCTTAGGACATATTGGAATTACTATGAAAAGTGACAAAGATAATAGTATAAATATTAGTTTAAATATTTCAAATCATGCAACTCTTGATTCTTTTATTGATAATCAAAGTAGCTTAAGAAATGCTCTAAATAAAACATTTAATGACACTGCTGAATTTAATTTAGATTTTAGTTCAAGTGATCAAAGCAATGGAAATTCAAATAATCAAGAAGATTCAGATAAATCATTTACTAATGAATCTAATACTCAAACTATTTTAGAATCAAGAGAGAAAAACTTAGAATCAGAAGATAGAAACATAGATTATATGTAA
- a CDS encoding flagellar biosynthetic protein FliR, producing the protein MEAFLSLLNEDIVYQFLLLLARIVAFVAFMPIFSHSAIGPRIRIAFAFYITVFVFPLVDITTTITKDTFILGLISEITLGLVAAMFVNIIFSSVKIIGEFIGFATALSMATMFDPSTGSQEGLISRLLYWIAIVLFFQTGMYEVTLVILVKSFSMINLGNFDIFSYDGIQIAIDEIKRMFAFAFSFALPLFFIGFIMDIYYGYGTKSMPAFSPFVITFQLKFAIIFIFLILGMEVFTEAFTNYFISKFE; encoded by the coding sequence ATGGAAGCATTTTTATCTTTATTAAATGAAGATATTGTATATCAATTTCTACTACTATTAGCGCGAATTGTTGCCTTTGTCGCTTTTATGCCTATTTTTTCACATTCAGCAATAGGTCCTAGAATTAGAATTGCATTTGCTTTTTATATAACAGTATTTGTATTTCCATTAGTTGATATTACTACTACAATAACCAAAGATACATTTATTCTTGGATTGATTTCAGAAATAACATTAGGCTTGGTTGCTGCAATGTTTGTTAATATAATATTTTCATCTGTTAAAATTATTGGAGAATTTATTGGTTTTGCAACAGCCTTGTCTATGGCTACAATGTTTGATCCTTCTACTGGATCGCAAGAAGGTTTAATTTCAAGATTACTTTATTGGATAGCTATAGTATTATTTTTTCAAACAGGAATGTATGAAGTTACACTAGTTATATTAGTAAAAAGTTTTTCAATGATCAATTTAGGAAACTTTGATATTTTTTCTTATGATGGAATACAAATAGCAATTGATGAAATAAAAAGAATGTTTGCTTTTGCCTTCTCTTTTGCCTTACCATTGTTCTTCATTGGTTTTATTATGGATATTTATTATGGATATGGAACAAAATCAATGCCTGCTTTCTCTCCTTTTGTTATAACTTTTCAATTGAAGTTTGCAATAATTTTTATTTTTTTAATTCTTGGTATGGAAGTTTTTACAGAAGCTTTTACAAATTACTTTATTTCAAAATTTGAGTAG
- the flhB gene encoding flagellar biosynthesis protein FlhB: MADEDEKTEEPTDKKIEDAKKEGNVNKSAEVTGATILTLGSMYLLFFSSYSMNEIKKMMMYSFNFIGQDMDSSVYYSITYTVVMTFLSALLPLFVLIIVLVFATNWMQFGFVINPLKLDLQKLDPIKGFKNIFGFKKVIEALKLTAKLTIIVSVMFLLFLLTNKKFLAMMDQETNSSIASMIELIFYFLSAILLIIIIFAIMDFYFTRHYYMKSLRMSKQDIKDEFKNMDGDPQVKGRIRRIQMEMSRKRMMSNVPDADVVITNPTHYAVALKYDNDVDSAPKMIAKGIDFIAVKIKNIAKDNNIPIIENPALARALHDQIEIEQEIPSEFYKALAEIFSYVYELKKKR, translated from the coding sequence ATGGCTGATGAAGATGAAAAAACCGAAGAACCCACGGATAAAAAGATTGAAGATGCCAAAAAAGAAGGTAATGTAAATAAATCTGCTGAGGTAACTGGAGCAACTATTTTAACCCTAGGTTCTATGTATCTATTATTCTTTTCTTCATATTCAATGAATGAAATTAAAAAAATGATGATGTATTCATTTAATTTTATTGGTCAAGATATGGATTCTAGTGTATATTATTCTATAACCTATACTGTAGTAATGACATTTTTATCTGCTTTATTACCATTATTTGTATTAATTATAGTATTAGTATTTGCTACAAATTGGATGCAGTTTGGTTTTGTTATTAATCCTTTAAAATTAGATCTTCAGAAATTAGATCCTATTAAAGGATTTAAAAATATATTTGGTTTTAAAAAAGTTATTGAAGCATTAAAACTTACCGCAAAACTTACAATAATTGTTTCTGTAATGTTCTTATTGTTTCTTTTGACTAATAAAAAATTTTTAGCAATGATGGATCAAGAAACAAATAGTTCTATTGCTTCTATGATAGAGTTAATATTTTATTTTCTTTCAGCAATATTACTTATTATAATTATTTTTGCTATAATGGATTTTTATTTTACAAGACACTATTATATGAAATCTCTACGTATGAGTAAGCAAGATATAAAAGATGAATTTAAAAATATGGATGGAGATCCCCAAGTAAAAGGTCGTATTAGAAGAATCCAAATGGAAATGTCTCGTAAAAGAATGATGTCAAATGTTCCTGATGCAGATGTTGTAATCACAAATCCAACACATTATGCTGTTGCATTAAAGTATGATAATGATGTTGATTCTGCACCTAAAATGATTGCTAAAGGTATCGATTTTATCGCAGTTAAAATAAAAAATATTGCTAAAGATAATAATATACCTATAATAGAGAACCCAGCATTAGCAAGAGCTTTACATGATCAAATTGAGATTGAACAAGAAATTCCTAGTGAATTTTATAAGGCATTAGCAGAAATATTTTCTTACGTATATGAATTAAAAAAGAAAAGGTAA
- a CDS encoding tetratricopeptide repeat protein, with product MKILILLFILLNVSYSKKDFYYSFINSSGVQISEKRKQTISDGFDIIENAKNLARDGKIDEAYSLIDAYKNKNKINVLNSDLILLYSELSLKKQSKRFSLDASKLLENAINSSLINQFDLAKAYMLLVELKLKINKTKDAKYFAQIIINNFENELTKTYGKIELAKVYKYQKSYDKAIKILYSILAKTNDKLVATVVADELFDVYIDNKEYEKANVLISNVLKNNINYYANDSYLANQKITKLIKANMPEHAAEILKELLNKTTKEESIEDFKYKLANTYMLMYDRTNFYLEKAKELYKDIINDYAQGTYAKKSKMFIDEILMRQGRLKPTVIAAKYEISEAMQQKALLQELINDKEDKKYKLILRSKKVYKKISNNIVKRFGYESIESIFDEVNISMIKELLNEGKCFELNKALKTSRSETLEKLIEDETIKFKFFECLIEVPYERGYMQVKNTFNTSRDPNIYLYLERMAYSLGLIEEALDYSAKVEMVDNQDVLAKEFLYRYQILKSKGDSLSLDKFFSYTNMNLAFITLNKNNPVIVDFYYDYYLYLLKKKDNTKANEIINELYLKQKELRAHIYSPFVEIELSKKAKENNDLQKSLDYLFEAKENTRRLKANDEVKIYYDILKLYDALGNKIKEDEYITKCKEVKNTKDSLYKKMCDEM from the coding sequence TTGAAGATTTTAATACTTTTATTCATCTTATTAAATGTATCTTATTCTAAAAAAGATTTTTATTATAGTTTTATAAATTCTTCGGGTGTACAAATCTCAGAAAAAAGAAAACAGACAATAAGTGATGGCTTTGATATAATAGAAAATGCTAAAAATTTAGCACGTGATGGAAAAATCGATGAAGCATATTCACTTATTGATGCTTATAAAAATAAAAATAAAATTAATGTTTTAAATTCTGATTTAATACTTCTATACTCTGAGTTATCATTAAAAAAGCAATCAAAAAGATTTTCATTAGATGCTTCAAAATTACTTGAAAATGCTATAAATTCTTCTTTAATAAACCAATTTGATTTAGCTAAAGCATATATGTTATTAGTTGAATTAAAATTAAAAATTAATAAAACAAAAGATGCAAAATATTTTGCACAAATTATTATTAATAATTTTGAAAATGAGCTTACAAAAACATATGGAAAAATTGAGCTTGCAAAAGTTTATAAGTATCAGAAGTCTTATGATAAAGCAATAAAGATATTGTATTCAATTTTGGCAAAAACAAATGATAAATTGGTAGCAACAGTTGTTGCAGATGAATTATTTGATGTTTATATTGATAATAAAGAGTATGAAAAAGCAAATGTATTAATTTCAAATGTTTTAAAAAACAATATTAATTATTATGCAAATGATTCATATTTAGCAAATCAAAAAATTACTAAGTTGATTAAAGCTAATATGCCAGAGCATGCTGCAGAAATTTTAAAAGAGTTATTAAATAAAACAACAAAAGAAGAGTCAATTGAAGATTTTAAATATAAATTAGCAAATACCTATATGCTCATGTATGATAGAACAAATTTTTATTTAGAAAAAGCAAAAGAGTTATATAAAGATATTATAAATGATTATGCACAAGGTACGTATGCAAAAAAATCAAAAATGTTTATAGATGAAATTTTAATGAGACAAGGAAGACTTAAACCTACAGTTATTGCTGCAAAATATGAAATATCAGAAGCAATGCAACAAAAAGCTTTACTTCAAGAATTAATAAATGATAAAGAAGATAAAAAATATAAATTAATTTTGCGTTCAAAAAAAGTTTATAAAAAAATATCAAATAATATTGTAAAAAGATTTGGCTATGAGTCTATAGAGTCAATATTTGATGAAGTTAATATTTCAATGATTAAAGAACTTTTAAATGAAGGGAAGTGTTTTGAACTAAATAAAGCATTAAAAACTTCTAGAAGTGAAACCTTAGAAAAATTAATAGAAGATGAAACAATAAAATTTAAATTCTTTGAATGTTTAATTGAAGTACCATATGAAAGAGGATATATGCAAGTTAAGAATACTTTTAATACAAGCAGAGATCCTAATATATATTTATATTTAGAGCGAATGGCATATTCCTTAGGATTAATTGAAGAAGCTTTAGATTATTCTGCAAAAGTTGAAATGGTAGATAATCAAGATGTCTTAGCTAAAGAGTTTTTATATAGATATCAAATACTTAAATCAAAAGGAGATAGTCTATCTTTGGATAAATTCTTCTCTTATACAAATATGAACTTAGCTTTCATTACGTTAAATAAGAATAATCCAGTTATTGTAGATTTTTATTATGATTATTATCTATATTTACTTAAAAAAAAGGATAATACGAAAGCAAATGAGATTATAAATGAATTATATTTAAAACAAAAAGAATTAAGAGCACATATATATTCTCCTTTTGTAGAAATAGAACTATCTAAAAAAGCAAAAGAAAATAATGATTTGCAGAAATCTCTTGATTATCTATTTGAAGCAAAAGAAAATACACGAAGATTAAAAGCTAATGATGAAGTGAAAATTTATTATGATATCTTGAAACTTTATGATGCTTTGGGAAATAAAATAAAAGAAGATGAATATATTACTAAGTGTAAAGAAGTGAAAAATACAAAAGATAGCTTATATAAAAAGATGTGCGATGAGATGTAA
- the fliI gene encoding flagellar protein export ATPase FliI, giving the protein MDIEKLINNIDSTNLSIAFGRIKNISTTTITATGLEVAVGDIVKIESVQHSSIVLGMVASISNDEFTIVPFSFIEGFRIYDKVYLQKEGLSVRCGYGLLGRVVNALGEPIDEGGKIKDLEETSAINKLSMPALERGIIEERFSTGVKSIDAMLTAGKGQKVGIFAGSGVGKSTLMGMIVKGCDAQIKIVALIGERGREIPEFIHYNLENNLENTVIIAATSDESALMRKYGAFTAMAIAEFFRDKGHDVLLMMDSVTRFAMAQREIGLSTGEPPVSRGYPPSVFSLLPQLMERAGNNKKGSITAFFTVLVDGDDMNDPIADQSRSILDGHIVLTRELTEQGFYPPINLLKSASRVMDKVVDKQHYNDFLKLKRVLSLIKENEVLVRVGAYKAGMDPELDNAMAKKELIREFLIQGTDEKYDFNKIVSMFRKVLQ; this is encoded by the coding sequence ATGGATATTGAAAAATTAATTAATAATATTGATTCAACAAATTTATCAATTGCTTTTGGAAGGATAAAAAATATTTCTACAACAACAATTACTGCTACAGGATTAGAAGTCGCAGTAGGAGATATTGTAAAAATAGAATCGGTTCAACATTCATCTATCGTATTAGGAATGGTAGCATCTATTTCTAATGATGAATTTACAATAGTGCCTTTTTCATTTATTGAAGGGTTTAGAATATATGATAAAGTATATTTACAAAAAGAAGGTCTTTCTGTTAGATGTGGATATGGACTTTTAGGACGTGTTGTTAATGCACTAGGTGAACCAATTGATGAAGGAGGAAAGATAAAAGATTTAGAAGAAACTTCTGCTATTAATAAACTTTCTATGCCTGCTCTTGAGCGAGGAATCATTGAAGAAAGATTCTCAACAGGTGTTAAATCAATAGATGCAATGTTAACAGCAGGTAAAGGTCAAAAAGTTGGTATCTTTGCAGGTTCAGGGGTTGGAAAATCAACTTTGATGGGTATGATAGTAAAAGGCTGTGATGCACAAATAAAAATTGTTGCCCTAATAGGAGAAAGAGGAAGAGAAATTCCTGAATTTATTCATTATAATTTAGAAAATAATTTAGAAAATACTGTAATAATAGCTGCAACTTCTGATGAATCTGCACTTATGAGAAAATATGGAGCTTTTACTGCTATGGCAATTGCAGAATTTTTTAGAGATAAAGGTCATGATGTTTTACTTATGATGGATTCAGTTACTAGATTTGCAATGGCTCAAAGAGAAATAGGTTTAAGCACTGGTGAGCCTCCTGTAAGTCGTGGTTATCCACCTTCTGTATTTTCTTTATTACCACAATTAATGGAACGAGCTGGGAATAATAAAAAAGGATCAATTACAGCTTTCTTTACTGTATTAGTTGATGGTGATGATATGAATGATCCTATTGCTGATCAAAGTAGATCAATTTTAGATGGACATATTGTATTAACTAGAGAATTAACCGAGCAAGGTTTTTATCCTCCTATAAATCTACTTAAATCAGCTTCTAGAGTAATGGATAAAGTGGTTGATAAACAGCATTATAATGACTTTTTAAAGTTAAAAAGAGTATTATCATTAATAAAAGAAAATGAAGTTTTAGTTCGTGTTGGGGCATATAAAGCAGGCATGGATCCTGAACTTGATAATGCAATGGCTAAAAAAGAATTAATCAGAGAGTTTTTAATTCAAGGTACTGATGAAAAATATGATTTTAATAAAATTGTATCAATGTTTAGAAAGGTTTTACAATGA
- a CDS encoding flagellin N-terminal helical domain-containing protein → MINQTEQTLYRLANLNAEQTRVTYQTSTGKILDKGSDDSTLYSREILIDDKIRTYEGIKYQIERTTVQNDASDSAISEIKKLYEVIKTELIKANTDTTSDEGKKAIALNIEGMKDNILTLANTQIEDEYLFAGSDSSVKPFSEDTNGDISYNGDNSARKIAVDDGTYRDRGVNGYEIMTYPASTATMGEALNFKASDIIIDEDGSLWKLNATNTAIEKYDKEDNLITPLETKSIDSNDGLTPATYQIDNISSDSGTKFEARTSIFDLIDDMVNTLNKVDSDGSAITDEQRDALLGEQQSSFSDAYDSLNVAHTNLGSINAMFESSLESVSSKLTQYNILSQEVGAADLTKLALESKSLELTYTALYSTIQKTNELSLANFLS, encoded by the coding sequence ATGATTAATCAAACAGAACAAACATTATATAGATTGGCTAATTTAAACGCAGAACAAACAAGGGTGACATATCAAACTTCTACAGGAAAAATTTTAGATAAGGGTAGTGATGATTCTACTTTGTATTCTAGAGAAATTCTTATTGATGATAAAATTAGAACATATGAAGGTATTAAATACCAAATAGAAAGAACTACAGTACAAAATGATGCATCAGATTCAGCTATATCTGAAATAAAAAAACTTTATGAAGTAATTAAAACAGAATTAATAAAAGCAAATACTGATACGACTAGTGATGAAGGGAAAAAAGCTATTGCTTTAAATATTGAGGGTATGAAAGATAATATTTTAACTTTAGCAAATACTCAAATAGAAGATGAATATCTTTTTGCAGGTTCAGACTCATCTGTTAAACCTTTTTCTGAAGATACAAATGGCGATATAAGTTATAATGGCGATAATTCAGCTAGAAAAATTGCAGTAGATGATGGTACATATAGAGATCGTGGTGTAAACGGATATGAAATAATGACTTATCCAGCAAGTACTGCTACAATGGGAGAAGCATTAAATTTTAAGGCATCTGATATTATTATTGATGAAGATGGTTCACTTTGGAAATTAAATGCAACAAATACAGCAATTGAAAAGTATGATAAAGAAGATAACCTAATTACTCCACTAGAAACAAAAAGTATAGATAGTAATGATGGATTAACACCTGCTACTTATCAAATAGATAATATAAGTTCAGATTCAGGTACAAAATTTGAAGCACGTACAAGTATTTTTGATTTAATTGATGATATGGTAAATACTTTAAATAAAGTTGATTCTGATGGAAGTGCTATTACAGATGAGCAAAGAGATGCACTTTTAGGTGAGCAACAATCAAGTTTTTCTGATGCGTATGATTCATTAAATGTTGCACATACAAATTTAGGATCTATAAATGCAATGTTTGAATCTTCTTTGGAAAGTGTATCTTCTAAATTAACACAATATAATATATTATCTCAAGAAGTAGGTGCTGCTGATTTAACAAAACTAGCTTTAGAATCAAAATCTTTAGAGTTAACATATACAGCATTATATTCAACAATACAAAAAACAAATGAACTATCTTTAGCAAATTTTCTTAGTTAG
- the flhA gene encoding flagellar biosynthesis protein FlhA, whose translation MNIRKLFTKDLFVVALFVSILTIIIVPLSKGILDFFLIISLSLSLLILLISLYIQKPADLTTFPTIILILALFRLSLNIATTRSILSEGHNGPDAVSSIISAFGDFVVGGNMVIGIIIFIILVLINFMVVTKGATRVAEVTARFTLDSMPGKQMAIDADLNAGFIDDKQAQQRRKELISEANFYGAMDGSSKFVKGDAVAGIIITLVNLVGGLLIGLFQHDMTVAQSGKIYTILTIGDGLVAQLPALILSTATAIIITRSNMDDDKFANQSINQLIKDSKSLILVGIGMLLFSLIPGFPSGILIVMGLLLVFIGYTIDMINNEKDNAVTRFFKPESSKPKVNENIDVLKDRKKHAAVPNEEQSIETIMKLEVLELKLGIRLLQLVQGNSELLDKIKAIRKTIATELGFVIPQIRISDDTSLAPNEYRLFLKRIPLVSGKVEIEKLLAMGGLGNEKLQGLKVKEPVFNLDATWIKPNLKEEALMKGFTVVDAPTIISTHISEIIKKYAEDIITRQDIVNIIERLKKDFPIVVEEAMKVTSYGALLKVCKDLLHEKIPIVDMLTIIEAIADIAEFTKAPDILLEHVRSKLFRLITEKFKDTDGVLHIITIKPELEQQFIGKLQEQHGVSQLMLSIAEINNLVTKTKQLLDEIETKGFSKVTIVVDPVLRKRISEIYEKFGLQIAVLSHAELDSKANFAIEGTLDF comes from the coding sequence ATGAATATAAGAAAGTTATTTACTAAAGATTTATTTGTTGTTGCATTATTTGTATCAATTTTAACGATTATTATCGTTCCTTTATCAAAGGGTATCTTAGATTTCTTTCTAATTATTTCTTTATCTTTATCTTTACTTATTTTACTTATATCTTTATATATTCAAAAACCAGCAGATTTGACAACTTTTCCTACAATTATTTTAATATTAGCACTTTTTAGACTTTCCTTAAATATTGCAACTACAAGATCAATTTTAAGTGAAGGACATAATGGTCCAGATGCTGTTAGTTCTATAATTTCAGCTTTTGGGGACTTTGTTGTTGGTGGAAACATGGTTATTGGTATAATTATTTTTATAATATTAGTACTTATAAATTTCATGGTTGTAACAAAGGGTGCTACAAGAGTTGCTGAGGTAACTGCAAGATTTACACTTGACTCAATGCCAGGGAAACAAATGGCAATTGATGCAGATTTAAATGCTGGTTTTATTGATGATAAACAAGCACAACAAAGAAGAAAAGAATTAATCTCAGAAGCAAATTTTTATGGAGCTATGGATGGTTCATCTAAGTTTGTAAAAGGTGATGCTGTAGCAGGTATTATTATTACTTTAGTAAATTTAGTTGGTGGATTATTAATTGGATTGTTCCAGCATGATATGACAGTTGCCCAAAGTGGTAAAATATATACAATTTTAACTATTGGTGATGGATTAGTTGCTCAACTTCCAGCACTTATTCTTTCAACTGCAACAGCTATTATTATTACTCGTTCTAATATGGATGATGATAAATTTGCAAATCAATCAATCAATCAATTAATAAAAGATAGTAAGTCTCTTATTTTAGTTGGTATAGGAATGCTTCTATTCTCATTAATTCCAGGTTTCCCTTCAGGAATTTTAATAGTAATGGGATTATTATTAGTATTTATTGGTTATACAATTGATATGATAAATAATGAAAAAGATAATGCAGTTACAAGATTTTTCAAACCTGAATCTTCTAAACCTAAAGTAAATGAAAATATTGATGTTTTAAAAGATAGAAAAAAACATGCAGCAGTTCCAAATGAAGAACAATCAATTGAAACAATTATGAAATTAGAAGTTTTAGAACTAAAACTAGGTATTAGACTTTTACAATTAGTTCAAGGGAATTCAGAATTATTAGATAAGATTAAAGCAATTAGAAAAACAATTGCTACAGAGTTAGGTTTTGTAATTCCCCAAATTAGAATTTCAGATGATACAAGTTTAGCTCCAAATGAATATAGATTATTTTTAAAAAGAATACCACTAGTGAGTGGAAAAGTTGAAATAGAAAAACTTCTTGCTATGGGTGGATTAGGTAATGAAAAACTACAAGGTTTAAAAGTTAAAGAACCTGTATTTAATCTTGATGCGACATGGATTAAACCTAATTTAAAAGAAGAAGCTTTAATGAAAGGTTTTACAGTTGTTGATGCACCTACTATTATTTCAACTCATATTTCTGAAATAATTAAAAAATATGCTGAAGATATTATAACAAGACAAGATATTGTTAATATAATTGAAAGACTAAAAAAAGATTTTCCTATTGTTGTAGAAGAGGCTATGAAAGTAACATCTTATGGTGCATTATTAAAAGTATGTAAAGATTTACTACATGAAAAAATACCAATAGTAGATATGCTTACAATAATAGAAGCAATTGCAGATATTGCAGAATTTACAAAAGCACCTGATATTTTATTAGAACATGTGCGATCTAAATTATTTAGATTAATTACTGAAAAATTTAAAGATACTGATGGTGTTTTGCATATTATTACAATAAAACCTGAATTAGAACAACAGTTTATTGGAAAATTACAAGAACAACATGGAGTATCTCAACTTATGCTCTCAATTGCTGAGATTAATAATTTAGTTACAAAAACTAAACAATTATTGGATGAAATTGAAACAAAAGGTTTTTCTAAAGTGACAATAGTTGTTGACCCTGTATTAAGAAAAAGAATATCTGAAATATATGAAAAATTTGGATTGCAAATTGCGGTATTATCCCATGCAGAGCTTGATTCAAAGGCTAATTTTGCAATAGAAGGAACTTTGGATTTTTAA